A section of the Bacillus pumilus genome encodes:
- the qoxC gene encoding cytochrome aa3 quinol oxidase subunit III yields MGHNDSSYANAPLEYQSETGRLNILGFWIFLGAEIVLFSTLFATYFVLHGRTAGGVLPAELFDMKLVLIMTFLLLVSSFTCGIAVHEMRRGSTKGVVIWTILTLLLGAGFVGFELFEFFHYVHEGASIHTSAYWSAFFVLLGTHGLHVSIGIFWITGVLFQIKKRGLTPQTASKIFISSLYWHFLDVVWIFIFTAVYLIGLGGLL; encoded by the coding sequence ATGGGACATAATGATAGCAGCTATGCAAATGCACCGCTTGAATATCAGTCTGAAACGGGACGTTTAAACATTCTTGGTTTCTGGATATTCCTTGGCGCGGAAATCGTGTTATTCTCAACACTTTTTGCGACCTACTTTGTTCTTCATGGCAGAACAGCTGGCGGCGTTTTACCAGCTGAGCTGTTTGATATGAAGCTTGTATTGATCATGACATTCCTGCTATTGGTTAGTTCATTTACATGTGGGATTGCTGTTCATGAAATGCGCCGTGGAAGTACAAAAGGGGTTGTCATTTGGACGATTCTTACACTGCTTCTAGGTGCAGGATTTGTTGGATTTGAGCTTTTTGAGTTCTTCCATTATGTACACGAGGGTGCGAGCATCCATACAAGTGCGTATTGGTCTGCATTCTTTGTACTCTTAGGAACTCACGGATTACACGTATCTATCGGTATCTTCTGGATTACCGGGGTCTTGTTCCAAATTAAAAAACGTGGATTAACTCCACAAACAGCATCGAAGATTTTTATCTCAAGTCTATACTGGCATTTCCTTGATGTTGTATGGATCTTCATCTTCACAGCTGTTTACTTGATCGGATTAGGGGGGCTTTTGTGA
- the qoxD gene encoding cytochrome aa3 quinol oxidase subunit IV — MAGKTHSSAEHEHFPWKHVVGFILSIVLTVLAFWIAIGAEIGSSAKLWIIFGFAFIQAFLQLFMFMHMTESENGTVQVGNTLFGLFCAIIFVIGSVWIFAAHYSHGENSKDGYSPSAPKQSEHSEK, encoded by the coding sequence ATGGCTGGAAAAACACATTCCTCAGCAGAGCACGAACACTTCCCTTGGAAACACGTAGTTGGCTTCATTCTATCCATCGTGCTAACCGTTTTAGCATTCTGGATTGCTATTGGAGCTGAAATTGGCAGTTCTGCAAAACTATGGATTATCTTTGGTTTTGCTTTCATTCAAGCGTTCTTGCAGCTATTCATGTTTATGCACATGACAGAAAGCGAGAACGGAACTGTTCAAGTCGGAAATACATTGTTTGGTCTGTTTTGTGCGATTATCTTCGTTATCGGATCTGTTTGGATCTTTGCGGCTCACTACAGCCACGGAGAGAACAGCAAAGACGGTTATTCACCTTCTGCGCCAAAGCAATCTGAGCATTCAGAGAAATAA
- a CDS encoding spore morphogenesis/germination protein YwcE, giving the protein MDMFFAYLCIATATPLFLWLENRKIALASIPPIMIMWIFFGLYMTSSLSPAGHTFMIAFFAINVILAHIAAFLIYGLPFIRKRFSSTR; this is encoded by the coding sequence ATGGATATGTTCTTTGCGTACCTATGTATTGCAACGGCTACACCCCTGTTTTTATGGTTGGAAAACAGAAAAATTGCACTTGCTTCTATTCCACCCATTATGATTATGTGGATTTTCTTCGGTCTTTACATGACAAGCAGTTTATCTCCAGCAGGACATACCTTCATGATCGCATTCTTTGCCATTAACGTCATTTTGGCACACATTGCAGCGTTCCTCATTTATGGACTTCCATTCATTCGTAAAAGATTCAGTAGCACCAGATAA
- a CDS encoding FtsW/RodA/SpoVE family cell cycle protein, translating into MNKRNTSPYYQGDLIFIFLAFFAISVIAIYAAGQFGQYGSNAWTRQIIYYMVGVICIVAINYFDLEQLEKLSLYIFIGGILLLLFLKVAPAKIGSHDFAPIKNGAKSWFVIPGVGTLQPSEFMKIGLIMMLASVIGKSSPRGKRTLEDDIFLLLKIAGVSAVPVGLIFLQDAGTAAVCMFIVVVMVFLSGVNWKLISLIGSVVVLLVAAVLAVIILFPDVAKTIGIQQYQINRITAWLPDSSTSANQAQTQDSSGSDKYQVDQAIMAIGAGQIFGNGVKNLKVYVPEAQTDMIFSIIGEAFGFIGCAFVVIMFFFLIYRLVVLIDRIHPYSRFASFFCVGYTALIVIHTFQNIGMNIGVMPVTGIPLLFISFGGSSVLSVLIGFGIAYNASVQLTKYQSYLFK; encoded by the coding sequence ATGAACAAGAGGAATACATCTCCATACTATCAAGGGGATTTAATTTTTATATTTTTAGCCTTCTTTGCCATTAGTGTCATTGCGATTTATGCTGCGGGTCAATTTGGACAGTATGGATCTAATGCATGGACGAGGCAGATTATTTACTACATGGTCGGCGTTATATGTATTGTAGCGATAAATTACTTTGATTTGGAGCAATTAGAGAAGCTAAGTCTCTATATTTTTATAGGTGGTATACTGCTGTTACTCTTTCTGAAAGTTGCTCCTGCAAAAATTGGAAGCCATGATTTTGCCCCAATTAAAAATGGTGCAAAAAGCTGGTTTGTAATACCAGGAGTTGGAACACTTCAGCCTTCAGAGTTTATGAAAATTGGTTTGATTATGATGCTTGCATCTGTCATCGGTAAGTCAAGCCCTAGAGGAAAACGGACATTAGAGGATGATATCTTCCTACTATTAAAAATTGCCGGGGTATCAGCCGTTCCAGTTGGGCTAATTTTCTTACAGGATGCAGGTACAGCAGCTGTTTGTATGTTTATTGTCGTTGTGATGGTGTTTTTATCAGGGGTCAATTGGAAGCTGATTTCTCTCATCGGTTCTGTGGTTGTGCTTTTAGTTGCCGCTGTGTTAGCCGTGATCATTCTCTTCCCTGATGTTGCGAAAACAATTGGTATTCAGCAGTATCAAATTAACCGGATTACCGCTTGGCTGCCTGATAGCTCTACATCAGCCAACCAAGCGCAGACTCAGGATTCGTCTGGGTCTGATAAATATCAAGTAGACCAGGCCATTATGGCTATTGGGGCTGGACAGATTTTTGGGAATGGGGTTAAAAACTTAAAAGTCTATGTCCCAGAAGCACAAACAGACATGATTTTCTCCATTATAGGAGAAGCCTTTGGTTTTATTGGCTGTGCGTTTGTTGTGATCATGTTCTTCTTCTTGATCTACCGGCTTGTCGTGCTGATTGACCGTATCCATCCTTATAGCCGATTTGCGTCATTCTTCTGTGTAGGATATACAGCACTTATTGTAATCCATACGTTCCAGAACATTGGGATGAACATCGGCGTAATGCCTGTAACAGGGATTCCGCTCCTATTTATCAGCTTCGGAGGAAGTTCTGTCTTATCTGTTCTCATTGGATTCGGAATTGCTTATAACGCAAGTGTTCAATTAACGAAATACCAAAGTTATTTATTTAAATAA
- the nfsA gene encoding oxygen-insensitive NADPH nitroreductase: MNKTIETILNHRSIRSFTDERLSEEEVLTLIKSAQAASTSSYVQAYSIIGVTDQKKKAKLAELAGNQPYVEKNGHFFVFCADLKRHDDIAKKAGKNHQEALENTEAFLISVIDTALAAQNMSIAAESMGLGICYIGGLRNQLREVSDLLETPSYVLPLFGLVVGHPASQSSQKERLPVELIYHENSYQQDEAHVDRYLKEYDDRISSYYEERTNGERTDTWSKQMLRGFSQPKRAFLGEFVKEKGFNRK; encoded by the coding sequence TTGAACAAAACGATAGAAACGATATTAAATCATCGGTCCATTCGTTCGTTTACAGACGAGCGTTTGTCCGAAGAAGAGGTGCTGACACTCATTAAAAGTGCACAGGCTGCTTCGACATCAAGCTATGTACAGGCGTACAGTATTATTGGTGTGACAGATCAAAAGAAGAAGGCCAAGCTTGCTGAACTGGCTGGGAATCAGCCGTACGTTGAGAAGAATGGGCATTTCTTTGTCTTCTGTGCAGACTTGAAACGCCATGATGATATTGCAAAAAAAGCAGGGAAGAATCATCAGGAGGCGCTTGAGAATACGGAAGCCTTTCTCATTAGCGTCATTGATACGGCACTCGCTGCACAAAATATGAGTATAGCCGCAGAATCAATGGGACTTGGGATCTGCTATATTGGCGGTCTGCGCAATCAACTGAGAGAAGTCTCTGATCTGCTTGAAACACCATCATATGTGTTGCCGTTATTTGGTCTGGTTGTCGGACATCCAGCAAGTCAATCGTCACAAAAGGAACGGCTGCCAGTTGAACTCATTTATCATGAAAATTCATATCAGCAAGATGAAGCGCATGTGGATCGTTATTTAAAAGAATACGATGATCGTATTTCATCCTATTATGAAGAACGAACAAACGGAGAGAGAACAGATACTTGGTCTAAGCAGATGCTTCGCGGCTTTAGTCAGCCAAAGCGTGCCTTCCTTGGGGAATTTGTAAAAGAGAAGGGCTTTAATCGAAAATAA
- a CDS encoding LLM class flavin-dependent oxidoreductase: MKLSILDQSPLIGDATPAEALKQTVELAKQAEKWGYHRFWVSEHHFSNRLAGSSPEVLLGHLSAVTSHIRIGSGGVMLPHYSAYKVAENFRVLEALAPGRIDLGIGRAPGGMPISSIALHHGERKRLGDQYPEQVEELKVYLHDLADEFYPLPHLTASPKVETAPEVWMLGSSGGSARLAAKAGAGYTFALFINGEGGEDSVEQYINRFEPSAFGEKPRVSLAVFVLCAETEEQAEKLAVSLDLSLLANEQGQNLGGFPSYEKAQAYSYSPYEQKRVAANRQRMVVGTPSSVKKQLTALTKAYRTNEVIAVTITHRMQDRLTSYRLLKEAFDA; the protein is encoded by the coding sequence ATGAAATTAAGTATACTGGATCAATCTCCTTTAATTGGAGATGCAACTCCTGCTGAAGCCTTGAAGCAAACGGTTGAATTGGCAAAACAGGCAGAAAAGTGGGGCTATCACCGATTTTGGGTATCAGAGCATCACTTTTCAAACCGGCTTGCAGGATCGAGTCCAGAGGTGCTCCTCGGTCATTTATCAGCCGTTACGTCACATATACGTATTGGCTCAGGCGGTGTGATGCTGCCGCACTACAGCGCGTATAAAGTAGCAGAGAACTTCAGGGTTCTCGAGGCTCTCGCTCCTGGCAGAATCGATCTTGGGATTGGACGTGCTCCTGGCGGTATGCCGATTTCTTCCATTGCTCTTCATCATGGTGAACGAAAACGTCTAGGTGATCAATATCCTGAGCAAGTAGAAGAGTTGAAGGTCTATTTACACGACCTAGCAGATGAATTTTATCCATTGCCTCATTTAACCGCTTCTCCGAAAGTAGAGACTGCACCAGAGGTATGGATGCTTGGTTCCTCTGGAGGAAGTGCAAGACTTGCGGCGAAAGCAGGTGCAGGCTATACGTTTGCTCTATTTATCAATGGTGAAGGTGGAGAAGATTCTGTAGAACAATATATCAACCGTTTCGAACCATCAGCATTCGGTGAGAAGCCGCGCGTTAGTCTGGCGGTCTTCGTTTTATGTGCTGAAACTGAGGAACAGGCAGAAAAACTGGCAGTCAGCTTAGATTTATCCTTACTTGCCAATGAACAGGGGCAAAACCTCGGGGGATTTCCTTCATATGAAAAGGCACAAGCATATTCCTATAGTCCATATGAACAAAAACGTGTGGCAGCCAATCGTCAAAGAATGGTGGTTGGGACGCCATCTTCTGTGAAAAAGCAGCTGACGGCACTAACGAAGGCTTATCGTACAAATGAAGTGATCGCCGTGACCATCACTCACCGCATGCAAGACCGGCTCACATCCTATCGTTTATTAAAAGAAGCCTTTGATGCATAA
- a CDS encoding S8 family peptidase, which produces MKKVISRSSVLLFSTIFVLSTFFTGQQAAAAPSNKQVELEKAEIFGEINVKSRKHTTVIVELKEKSLVEAKQEGKAQTKASLKKSRTKVKNEALKEIDKASVRQEYEKVFSGFSMKLPANEIPKLLAVDGVKAVYPDVTYQTDEVKKESIQLPNEDVSPLMDKSAPFIGAPKAWDAGYSGKGVKVAVIDTGVDYTHPDLKGNFGLYKGYDFVDNDYSPQETPKGDPRGESTDHGTHVAGTIAANGQMKGVAKDATLLAYRVLGPGGSGTTENVLAGIDRAVTDGADVMNLSLGNSVNNPDYATSIALDWAMSEGVVAVTSNGNSGPNSWTVGSPGTSRDAISVGATQLPYSLYNVTFPNYSTAKVMGYYQESDLKALDQKQVTLVHAGIGDEKAFEDIDVKGKVAVIERGAIAFVDKVDNAKAAGAIGVVMYNNTDGEIPVDVPGLALPTIKLSKAEGTALVNAIEAGNNTTTFSIQFVKELSEQVADFSSRGPVVDTWMIKPDLSAPGVSIVSTIPTHDPSQPYGYGSKQGTSMASPHVAGVAAIIKQAKPSYSTAQIKALLMNTAEKLSDANGSPFPHNTQGTGSVRIIESLQASSIVSDASYSYGTFLKEKGVQIKTKKFKVENLSKAPKTYTIDYKFDGSGISTNGTKKITVKGNSTGSFTSAVQVKYGKTKKGTYQGSITLRENGRKVTEIPTLLIVKEPDYPRVTSVSVEPDNRAGSYVISSYLPGGAENLAFLVYSTDGEYLGEAGVYQHVDKGEHRVKWNGTINQGQKLESGEYTMLAYASLKGKSDTVQTKEPFDIYPE; this is translated from the coding sequence ATGAAAAAGGTCATCTCTCGTTCTTCCGTTCTATTGTTCTCCACTATTTTTGTTTTATCCACATTCTTTACAGGTCAACAGGCTGCTGCCGCTCCATCGAACAAACAGGTGGAACTGGAAAAAGCAGAAATCTTCGGTGAAATCAATGTCAAATCTAGAAAACATACCACTGTCATTGTTGAATTAAAGGAAAAATCTTTAGTTGAAGCAAAGCAAGAAGGCAAAGCTCAAACAAAAGCCTCCCTCAAAAAATCTCGAACAAAAGTAAAAAATGAAGCACTCAAAGAAATTGATAAAGCGAGTGTTCGTCAAGAATATGAAAAAGTCTTCTCTGGTTTCTCTATGAAACTTCCTGCAAACGAAATTCCGAAGCTGCTCGCAGTTGACGGAGTCAAAGCCGTTTATCCGGACGTTACATATCAAACAGATGAAGTGAAAAAGGAAAGCATTCAGCTTCCAAATGAAGATGTCTCCCCTCTTATGGATAAAAGCGCTCCGTTTATCGGTGCACCAAAAGCTTGGGATGCCGGCTACTCTGGAAAAGGGGTAAAAGTCGCTGTCATTGATACTGGAGTTGACTATACCCACCCTGATTTAAAAGGAAACTTTGGTTTATACAAAGGCTATGATTTTGTTGATAACGATTATTCTCCGCAAGAGACACCTAAAGGAGACCCTAGAGGTGAATCGACAGACCACGGCACACACGTTGCAGGGACAATTGCTGCCAATGGACAAATGAAAGGTGTCGCCAAGGATGCCACACTTCTTGCATACCGTGTACTTGGACCAGGCGGTTCTGGAACAACTGAAAACGTTCTTGCAGGCATCGACCGTGCTGTTACTGATGGAGCAGATGTTATGAACCTCTCTCTCGGAAACAGTGTGAATAACCCTGATTATGCTACAAGTATCGCACTTGATTGGGCCATGTCTGAAGGCGTTGTCGCTGTCACATCGAATGGAAACAGCGGTCCGAACAGCTGGACAGTCGGATCTCCCGGCACGTCAAGAGATGCCATATCTGTCGGAGCAACTCAGCTTCCTTACAGCCTTTACAATGTGACATTCCCGAACTATTCTACTGCAAAAGTGATGGGCTACTACCAAGAGAGTGATTTAAAAGCACTTGACCAAAAACAAGTCACACTCGTCCATGCAGGGATCGGTGACGAAAAAGCATTTGAAGACATTGATGTGAAAGGAAAGGTTGCCGTGATCGAGCGAGGAGCGATTGCCTTTGTTGATAAAGTCGACAATGCAAAAGCTGCTGGTGCAATCGGCGTTGTGATGTATAACAACACCGATGGGGAAATTCCAGTCGATGTACCAGGTCTTGCTCTTCCAACGATTAAGCTATCAAAAGCTGAAGGAACGGCGCTTGTCAATGCCATTGAGGCTGGAAATAATACAACGACTTTCTCCATTCAATTTGTTAAAGAGCTTAGTGAGCAAGTCGCTGACTTCTCCTCTCGCGGACCAGTTGTGGATACGTGGATGATTAAGCCTGATTTATCAGCGCCAGGGGTCAGCATTGTGAGTACAATCCCAACGCACGATCCTTCTCAGCCTTACGGATATGGATCAAAGCAAGGAACAAGCATGGCTTCACCGCATGTGGCTGGGGTTGCAGCGATCATTAAGCAAGCAAAACCATCTTACTCAACAGCACAAATTAAAGCATTGCTGATGAATACAGCAGAAAAACTATCCGATGCAAACGGCAGCCCATTCCCTCACAACACACAAGGGACAGGCAGTGTTCGAATCATCGAATCACTCCAAGCGTCATCTATCGTTTCTGATGCGAGTTATTCTTATGGCACTTTCTTGAAAGAAAAAGGCGTTCAAATCAAAACGAAGAAATTCAAGGTAGAGAACCTTTCAAAAGCACCGAAAACATACACCATTGATTACAAATTCGATGGCAGCGGCATCAGCACAAACGGAACGAAGAAAATCACTGTCAAAGGGAATTCCACAGGGTCCTTTACTTCCGCCGTACAAGTGAAATACGGTAAAACCAAAAAAGGAACGTACCAAGGTAGCATTACCCTTCGCGAAAATGGCAGAAAGGTCACAGAGATTCCGACTTTATTGATTGTAAAAGAACCTGATTATCCGCGCGTCACTTCGGTTTCTGTAGAGCCGGATAACCGTGCTGGAAGCTATGTCATTAGCAGCTATCTGCCTGGCGGAGCTGAAAACCTTGCATTCCTCGTCTACTCGACAGATGGAGAGTATTTAGGTGAAGCAGGTGTTTATCAACATGTTGATAAAGGAGAACACCGCGTAAAATGGAATGGCACAATCAATCAAGGTCAAAAGCTCGAATCTGGTGAGTATACAATGCTTGCGTATGCAAGTTTGAAAGGAAAATCCGACACTGTTCAAACGAAGGAACCTTTCGATATTTACCCTGAATAA